The following proteins are encoded in a genomic region of Haloarcula marina:
- a CDS encoding TRAM domain-containing protein → MPDCPLADECPSFTERIEGMGCTHYGDRGGAEWCNHYSQPISDLKSQPVKIGQEVEVEVDDIHESGAGVGRTEDGFIVMVDGVLPPAKSLVKITKVRSNHARADELERLERDEDDADDDSDAADADDGEAEDDADDNRRLGSRDNFWGS, encoded by the coding sequence ATGCCTGACTGTCCGCTCGCCGACGAGTGTCCCAGTTTCACCGAACGCATCGAGGGGATGGGGTGTACGCACTACGGCGACCGCGGCGGCGCGGAGTGGTGTAACCACTACAGCCAGCCGATTTCGGACTTGAAGAGCCAACCGGTGAAAATCGGGCAGGAGGTGGAAGTCGAAGTCGACGACATCCACGAGAGCGGCGCGGGCGTCGGCCGCACGGAAGACGGCTTTATCGTGATGGTCGACGGCGTCCTCCCGCCAGCGAAATCGCTCGTCAAAATCACGAAAGTCCGGTCGAACCACGCCCGCGCCGACGAACTCGAACGACTCGAACGCGACGAGGACGACGCGGACGACGACAGCGACGCGGCCGACGCCGACGACGGCGAGGCCGAAGACGACGCGGACGACAACCGGCGACTCGGTAGCCGCGACAACTTCTGGGGCAGTTAG
- a CDS encoding DUF3006 family protein: MIPDGVYTVVVDRIEESLATLEVTDEDSDDRYSLVLDETELPEDGRHADAILTVELEDEEIIDAVYRKAETAERKESAQRRFDRLAKRLPRDDEE; the protein is encoded by the coding sequence ATGATTCCTGACGGCGTCTACACCGTGGTCGTCGACCGCATCGAGGAGTCACTGGCGACGCTCGAAGTCACCGACGAGGACAGCGACGACCGGTACAGCCTCGTCCTCGACGAGACCGAACTGCCCGAGGACGGCCGCCACGCCGACGCGATACTGACTGTCGAACTCGAAGACGAGGAGATAATCGACGCGGTCTATCGGAAGGCCGAGACGGCAGAACGAAAGGAGTCCGCACAGCGCCGCTTCGACAGACTCGCGAAGCGACTGCCGCGAGACGACGAGGAGTGA
- a CDS encoding FxsA family protein has translation MLRVIGLLLLIPLFDIVLLVTVAIPFFGPLVTVALVVLTALVGMLLVRAEGRATLQSIQQKLATGQAPTNELIDGGLLIAAGAFFLTPGLVTDAVGLLLAIPFTRYPVRAAARRWVIEPYIDAKTGGFASGNVYIGGFPNESGQGQGQAQGQGPAGGPGPSGSGGATTGGFDPDDATDIDFEERDEN, from the coding sequence ATGCTCCGGGTCATCGGGCTGCTGTTGCTCATCCCGCTGTTCGACATCGTGCTGCTGGTGACGGTGGCGATTCCGTTCTTCGGGCCGCTGGTGACGGTGGCGCTCGTCGTCCTCACCGCCCTCGTCGGAATGCTCCTCGTCCGCGCCGAGGGCCGGGCCACGCTCCAGTCCATCCAGCAGAAACTGGCGACCGGCCAAGCGCCGACGAACGAACTCATCGACGGCGGCCTGCTCATCGCCGCCGGTGCGTTCTTCCTCACCCCCGGCCTCGTCACGGACGCCGTCGGCCTCCTGCTGGCGATTCCGTTCACCCGCTACCCCGTCCGTGCGGCCGCGCGCCGCTGGGTCATCGAACCCTATATCGACGCCAAGACCGGCGGCTTCGCCAGCGGCAACGTCTACATCGGCGGTTTCCCGAACGAGAGCGGCCAAGGGCAGGGACAGGCACAGGGACAGGGACCGGCGGGCGGCCCCGGACCCAGCGGCTCCGGCGGCGCCACCACCGGCGGCTTCGACCCGGACGACGCGACGGACATCGACTTCGAGGAACGCGACGAGAACTGA
- a CDS encoding helix-turn-helix domain-containing protein, with product MTDSGVSAELSVASTEACPIAAISEEPGATVTSVARTAPFEDGGIVAEFAAETDSPRALDSIEEAVDGDTEPRYRFERARADCVCETVESVDCPVSDAHAADGRLLVTVDALDVARVTAIVARLRELSDDVVLRSLRQADDADPTDAVLVDRSRLTDRQREVLETAVEMGYFEYPKGANAGDVAAALDISVSTLAEHLAAAQTKLLDQVLAD from the coding sequence ATGACAGATTCGGGCGTCAGTGCCGAACTCTCGGTGGCGTCGACCGAGGCCTGCCCGATAGCCGCCATCTCCGAGGAACCGGGGGCGACCGTGACGAGCGTCGCGCGAACCGCCCCCTTCGAAGACGGGGGTATCGTCGCGGAGTTCGCGGCAGAGACCGACAGCCCAAGAGCACTGGACAGTATCGAGGAAGCGGTCGACGGTGACACCGAACCCCGGTACCGCTTCGAGCGAGCGCGCGCCGACTGCGTCTGTGAAACCGTCGAGTCGGTCGACTGTCCGGTCAGCGACGCTCACGCCGCAGACGGCCGGTTACTGGTGACTGTCGACGCGCTGGACGTTGCCCGCGTCACTGCCATCGTCGCTCGATTGCGGGAACTGTCCGACGACGTGGTGCTCCGCTCGCTCCGGCAAGCGGACGACGCCGACCCGACCGACGCGGTACTCGTCGACCGGAGTCGACTCACCGACCGCCAGCGCGAAGTGCTGGAGACTGCCGTCGAGATGGGCTACTTCGAGTACCCGAAAGGTGCGAACGCCGGTGACGTGGCGGCAGCACTCGATATCTCCGTCTCGACGCTCGCCGAACACCTCGCGGCCGCCCAGACGAAACTGCTCGACCAAGTTCTCGCCGACTGA
- a CDS encoding cytochrome P450, with amino-acid sequence MVAQQEARGESGPVTPDETPPRLGRLPVVHNTVSMLRDPLGFYDAVGEVDADVVGYNVAGTTGYFVTHPDLVERILVTDAADYEKGQLLRDSLGEFIGEGLFLLEGEEWKQQRTALQPAFYRERIATYGDSMTAFAHETADEWADGERVDLLPAMRTYTLRVLGKTLLDVDIDRTAESLEPLLSALRERLDPRTLSAYLPLWVPTPTNRRVRESRAAFEATLDDIIAERQGEAERHREARYDVLSLLLSLDESTMDRERLGHQLLTFLVAGHDTTALTLTYAWFLLANNPDAQRRLQAELDATLGGADPTPADLFELPYLDDVLTETLRLYPPAFTTFRQPTRPVTLGGYDIEPDAQLTIPQWLVHRDERWYDDPDAFRPERWTDAFESDLPDYAYYPFGGGPRHCIGMRFARMEAKLALATIAQRYRFEAVTEPPLELAMRITLSPTEPVVARVHERT; translated from the coding sequence ATGGTCGCCCAACAGGAGGCGCGCGGCGAATCGGGACCGGTCACGCCGGACGAGACGCCCCCGCGACTCGGTCGCCTGCCGGTCGTCCACAACACGGTCTCGATGCTCCGGGACCCGCTGGGGTTCTACGACGCGGTCGGCGAGGTCGACGCCGACGTGGTCGGCTACAACGTCGCCGGGACGACGGGCTACTTCGTCACCCATCCGGACCTCGTCGAGCGGATTCTGGTCACCGACGCCGCCGACTACGAGAAGGGGCAACTACTCCGGGACTCACTCGGGGAGTTCATCGGCGAGGGCCTGTTCCTGCTGGAGGGCGAGGAGTGGAAACAGCAACGCACCGCGCTCCAACCGGCCTTCTACCGCGAGCGCATCGCCACCTACGGCGACAGCATGACCGCCTTCGCGCACGAGACGGCCGACGAGTGGGCCGACGGCGAGCGGGTCGACCTCCTGCCCGCGATGCGGACCTACACGCTCCGGGTGCTCGGGAAGACGCTCTTGGACGTGGACATCGACCGCACCGCCGAGTCGCTGGAACCGCTCCTGTCGGCGCTCCGAGAGCGACTGGACCCGCGCACGCTCTCGGCGTATCTCCCGCTGTGGGTCCCGACGCCGACCAACCGCCGGGTCCGCGAGAGCCGTGCCGCCTTCGAGGCGACGTTGGACGACATCATCGCCGAGCGACAGGGCGAAGCAGAGCGCCACCGCGAGGCCCGCTACGACGTGCTCTCGCTGTTGCTGTCGCTCGACGAATCGACGATGGACCGGGAGCGACTGGGCCACCAACTCCTGACGTTTCTGGTCGCGGGCCACGACACGACGGCGCTGACGCTCACGTACGCGTGGTTCCTCTTGGCGAACAATCCCGATGCCCAGCGCCGCCTGCAGGCCGAACTCGATGCGACGCTCGGCGGCGCCGACCCGACGCCCGCGGACCTGTTCGAGTTGCCGTACCTGGACGACGTGCTCACGGAGACGCTGCGACTCTACCCGCCCGCGTTCACGACGTTCCGCCAGCCCACCCGCCCGGTGACCCTCGGGGGATACGACATCGAACCAGACGCACAGTTGACCATCCCGCAGTGGCTGGTCCACCGCGACGAGCGATGGTACGACGACCCGGACGCGTTCCGCCCCGAGCGCTGGACAGACGCGTTCGAGTCCGACCTGCCCGACTACGCCTACTACCCGTTCGGCGGCGGCCCGCGTCACTGCATCGGGATGCGCTTCGCCCGCATGGAGGCGAAACTCGCCCTCGCGACCATCGCCCAGCGCTACCGGTTCGAGGCCGTCACCGAACCGCCGCTGGAACTGGCGATGCGCATCACGCTCTCGCCGACCGAACCCGTGGTGGCCCGGGTTCACGAGCGAACCTGA
- a CDS encoding SDR family NAD(P)-dependent oxidoreductase, protein MDVPLYDSLDGQVALVTGATRGIGKAIADGLVARDATVYAGARDPDDITASDRRAVELDVTDDGGIAAAIETIDAEAGRLDVLVNNAGVMDSREPLDSMPTEVVDRTLDTNLRGPMLVTKHALPLLLDRPGGRVVNVSSGLGAITEPQSGGTPAYRVSKTGVNGLTRYLDGEYESEGLLANSVCPGYVRTDMTGPSASRSPEKGAETPVWLSRFRPDAPGGRFWRDKSPASW, encoded by the coding sequence ATGGACGTTCCACTGTACGACTCGCTGGACGGGCAGGTCGCGCTCGTCACGGGCGCGACCCGCGGCATCGGGAAGGCCATCGCCGACGGCCTCGTGGCCCGCGACGCGACCGTCTACGCTGGCGCGCGCGACCCAGACGACATCACTGCGAGCGACCGCCGCGCGGTCGAACTCGACGTGACCGACGACGGCGGAATCGCCGCCGCTATCGAGACCATCGACGCGGAAGCGGGTCGTCTCGACGTTCTGGTGAACAACGCCGGGGTGATGGACTCGCGCGAACCGCTGGACTCGATGCCCACCGAAGTCGTCGACCGAACGCTCGACACGAACCTCCGGGGGCCGATGCTGGTGACGAAACACGCCCTGCCCCTGCTGTTGGACCGACCCGGTGGCCGCGTCGTCAACGTCTCCTCGGGCCTCGGCGCGATTACTGAGCCACAGTCCGGGGGGACACCGGCCTACCGCGTCTCGAAGACGGGCGTGAACGGTCTGACGCGGTATCTCGACGGCGAGTACGAGAGCGAGGGACTACTGGCGAACTCGGTGTGTCCGGGATACGTCCGGACCGACATGACCGGCCCCTCGGCCAGTCGGTCACCAGAGAAAGGGGCGGAGACGCCCGTGTGGCTGTCGCGGTTCCGGCCCGACGCGCCGGGCGGGCGATTCTGGCGGGACAAGTCGCCCGCGTCGTGGTAG
- a CDS encoding sensor histidine kinase has translation MVLSPLSVVLLAAVAGMGVAVLVWLHRDRPGAGPLAAFVVAASFWAVAHGLELAVPDVTLMGRLLQAQLTLSVVIPVAWLVTVVEYTGHPHWLTRRRVALLLAEPALFVTLVWSNGAHELVWRGSQTVVFGDVSALVPVWGPAHWAHLAYMLALILAGGVLLIRNMLRTNQLFQAQSLALLVAITVPTTAQSLHALGVPDTAVDPTSLGYVVSGVVLSVALLRGQLLDVAPVTRELGREAIFAEMDDRVVIVDEGGRIVDVNDAAAALFDEDSVSLLGRPLRAELPELAATVPAAGERAQTETRLEHDSTTRYYDVRVAPLYRAYGVVSGHLISLRDVTERRQREQRIDVLNRLLRHNIRNEMNVVRGNADLLRDSVTGPECDRIDRIVRTVDEVVDRSNKIGRVSEALESERPYPVRLCSLLIPVVDTVQGGHPEATISLSCPDDCWVEGGPSLTLAFEELVRNAIEHGGDRPTVDVTVDTDRAGSVAVRVRDDGPGIAAHEREVILVGEETPLQHGSGVGLWLVKWVVRNVGGTLSFAVEGGTTVEIELPVADPPADPESSAVTDADADADGVDAADRVMPGADRLRDDPTDVTIPDS, from the coding sequence ATGGTGCTGTCGCCACTGTCGGTGGTTCTGCTGGCCGCCGTCGCCGGGATGGGGGTGGCCGTCCTCGTGTGGTTACATCGGGACCGGCCGGGGGCCGGACCGCTGGCGGCGTTCGTCGTCGCCGCGAGTTTCTGGGCCGTCGCCCACGGGTTAGAGCTAGCCGTCCCGGACGTGACCCTGATGGGCCGACTGCTACAGGCGCAACTGACCCTCTCCGTGGTGATTCCCGTCGCGTGGCTGGTGACCGTCGTCGAGTACACCGGCCATCCCCACTGGCTCACGCGTCGCCGCGTGGCGCTGTTGCTCGCCGAACCGGCCCTGTTCGTCACGCTCGTCTGGTCGAACGGTGCTCACGAACTCGTCTGGCGCGGGTCGCAGACGGTCGTCTTCGGCGACGTGAGCGCGCTCGTGCCGGTGTGGGGTCCGGCCCACTGGGCGCACCTCGCGTACATGCTCGCCCTGATTCTCGCCGGTGGCGTCCTCCTCATTCGGAACATGCTCCGGACGAATCAGTTGTTTCAGGCCCAGAGCCTCGCCCTGCTGGTCGCCATCACCGTCCCGACGACGGCTCAGTCGTTGCACGCGCTCGGCGTCCCCGACACGGCCGTCGACCCGACGAGTCTGGGCTACGTCGTCTCCGGTGTCGTCCTCTCGGTGGCGCTGCTGCGCGGCCAGTTGCTCGACGTCGCGCCGGTGACACGAGAACTCGGTCGCGAGGCCATCTTCGCCGAGATGGACGACCGGGTGGTCATCGTCGACGAGGGGGGCCGCATCGTCGACGTGAACGACGCCGCCGCGGCGCTGTTCGACGAGGACTCCGTCTCCCTGCTCGGGCGACCGCTCCGGGCGGAACTGCCCGAACTCGCGGCCACCGTGCCCGCGGCGGGCGAGCGCGCACAGACGGAGACGCGCCTCGAACACGACTCGACGACCCGATACTACGACGTGCGGGTCGCGCCGCTGTACCGGGCCTACGGCGTCGTCTCGGGCCACCTAATCAGCCTGCGCGACGTGACCGAACGTCGACAGCGCGAACAGCGCATCGACGTGCTGAACCGCCTGCTGCGGCACAACATCCGCAACGAGATGAACGTCGTCCGCGGGAACGCGGACCTCCTCCGTGACAGCGTGACCGGCCCGGAATGCGACCGAATCGACCGCATCGTTCGGACCGTCGACGAGGTGGTCGACCGGAGCAACAAAATCGGCCGCGTCTCCGAGGCGCTCGAAAGCGAGCGCCCCTACCCCGTCCGCCTCTGCTCGCTGTTGATTCCCGTCGTCGACACGGTACAGGGCGGCCACCCCGAGGCGACGATTTCGCTGTCCTGCCCGGACGACTGTTGGGTCGAGGGCGGACCGTCGCTGACGCTCGCGTTCGAGGAACTCGTCCGCAACGCCATCGAACACGGGGGCGACCGGCCGACGGTCGATGTCACCGTCGACACCGACCGAGCGGGCAGCGTCGCCGTCCGCGTCCGCGACGACGGACCGGGCATCGCCGCCCACGAGCGCGAGGTCATCCTCGTCGGAGAGGAGACGCCCCTGCAACACGGGTCCGGCGTCGGCCTCTGGTTGGTGAAGTGGGTGGTCCGCAACGTCGGCGGCACGCTCTCCTTCGCCGTCGAGGGCGGGACGACGGTCGAAATCGAGTTGCCGGTGGCCGACCCGCCCGCGGACCCCGAGTCGTCGGCGGTCACCGACGCCGACGCCGATGCCGACGGCGTCGACGCCGCCGACCGCGTGATGCCGGGCGCGGACCGATTGCGAGACGACCCCACGGACGTGACGATACCGGATAGCTGA
- a CDS encoding lamin tail domain-containing protein, producing the protein MSDTSWVVTALVASLVVLAGCGGAVPADAGTPSPTPSPTDRVGATATPPDGGPTDTAANGTLEVHVINVGQSSATLVVSPSGETMLVDSGDFTDDGEYVLQYLEQRNVTRIDHFVVSHADADHIGGNAAIIEYYETQADGVGAVYDPGIAANTRTYEEYLDAVVEYNVSLFETRAGDAFPFAGVDIRVLSPPEPYLDGGARNENSIVLQLTHGDTTFLLTGDGEADAERYLVETYGDSLQSTVLLAGHHGSASSSTAPFLDAVRPRVTAISSAYDSQYGHPSPEVLERFAARDVPAYWTATHGHIAFVSDGERIAIRTQRAAPTDPLALRGGDATAPGTTLPLTTRATLDAATGTPVAADGGTTTTADDSRLTIARINADAAGDDRANLDDEYVVLRNDGDRPLDLTGWTMADAADHEYAFPDGFTLDPGATVTVHTGSGADTATDLYWGLDRPVWNNDGDTVVLSNASGDRVRTETYP; encoded by the coding sequence ATGAGCGACACCTCGTGGGTCGTGACCGCGCTGGTCGCCTCCCTCGTCGTCCTCGCGGGATGCGGCGGTGCGGTGCCCGCCGACGCGGGGACTCCCTCGCCGACGCCGTCACCGACCGACCGCGTCGGGGCGACAGCCACGCCGCCCGACGGCGGCCCGACCGATACCGCGGCGAACGGGACGCTCGAAGTCCACGTCATCAACGTCGGCCAGTCCTCGGCCACGCTGGTCGTCAGTCCGAGCGGCGAGACGATGCTCGTCGACTCGGGCGATTTCACTGACGACGGCGAGTACGTCTTGCAGTACCTCGAGCAGCGGAACGTCACCCGCATCGACCACTTCGTCGTCAGCCACGCCGACGCCGACCACATCGGGGGTAACGCCGCCATCATCGAGTACTACGAGACACAGGCCGACGGCGTCGGGGCCGTCTACGACCCCGGCATCGCCGCGAACACGCGCACCTACGAGGAGTACTTGGACGCCGTCGTCGAGTACAACGTTTCGCTGTTCGAGACGCGGGCGGGCGACGCCTTTCCGTTCGCCGGGGTCGACATTCGAGTGCTCTCGCCGCCCGAACCCTATCTGGACGGCGGCGCGCGCAACGAGAACAGCATCGTTCTGCAACTGACCCACGGCGATACCACGTTTCTGCTCACCGGCGACGGCGAGGCGGACGCGGAGCGCTACCTCGTCGAGACGTACGGCGATAGCCTCCAGTCGACGGTCCTGTTGGCCGGACACCACGGGAGCGCGAGCAGTTCGACCGCGCCCTTCCTCGACGCCGTCCGGCCGCGAGTCACCGCGATTTCGAGCGCCTACGACTCGCAGTACGGCCACCCGAGTCCCGAGGTCCTGGAACGGTTCGCCGCGCGGGACGTGCCCGCCTACTGGACGGCCACGCACGGCCATATCGCCTTCGTCAGCGACGGCGAGCGAATCGCGATACGGACCCAACGGGCCGCGCCGACGGACCCGCTGGCGCTCCGCGGGGGCGATGCAACCGCTCCCGGAACGACCCTGCCGCTCACGACGCGAGCGACGCTCGACGCCGCGACCGGAACGCCCGTTGCGGCCGACGGCGGCACCACGACGACGGCCGACGATTCACGACTCACAATCGCGCGCATCAATGCCGACGCCGCGGGCGACGACCGGGCGAACCTCGACGACGAGTACGTCGTCCTGCGAAACGACGGCGACCGACCGCTGGACCTCACCGGGTGGACGATGGCCGATGCCGCCGACCACGAGTACGCGTTCCCCGACGGCTTCACGCTCGACCCCGGTGCGACCGTCACCGTTCACACCGGGAGCGGAGCCGACACTGCGACCGACCTCTACTGGGGCCTCGACCGACCGGTCTGGAACAACGACGGCGACACCGTCGTCCTCAGCAACGCTTCTGGTGACCGGGTGCGTACGGAGACCTATCCATGA
- a CDS encoding DUF255 domain-containing protein, giving the protein MDEFAAETKVEWREWGSAAFERAADSGKPVLLSLTVPWSAECRAMDRGTFGEPRIAANINDGFVPVRVDADRNPRVRERYTMGGFPSTVFLTPEGEVITGATFLGPDGFRGILDSVRQSWDAKGATAGSIPRQLQDEAPPAGELRARIEEHMIEQLLGSFDEEFGGWGSDVKFPLPRTIEFALVRARDQATRTLEAVQTHLFDTYEGGFFRYAAGRDWSNPRREKLTDENAALVRAFARGYRYTGNGAYRNAAEKTVEYLTTDCWTDEAFAGSQAGDDDYYRLSPSDRESADAPYVDETVFADRNGLAIDALLWLFAYTDDERTKRYAVRARDYVTETLVEGGEVAHYDGEDSDTGLLLDQAQLLSGLTTSWQVLGEGGPAETIADWTIEHRQQDSGAFRDGPDSGAGLCGRSLHPLDATVELADALVDLAALTGEDRYREVAVEAVESFAGAAERMGVEVAGYAGVVARLRDPQTLVVGTDAGTDLHRAALRLADHETTVVPDSEGDGVARRYEGETVTAEATTPAELETALTGDD; this is encoded by the coding sequence ATGGACGAGTTCGCGGCGGAGACGAAAGTCGAGTGGCGCGAGTGGGGGTCGGCGGCCTTCGAACGGGCCGCCGACAGCGGCAAGCCGGTACTGCTCTCGCTGACGGTGCCGTGGAGCGCCGAGTGTCGGGCGATGGACCGCGGGACGTTCGGCGAACCGCGCATCGCGGCCAACATCAACGACGGGTTCGTGCCGGTTCGCGTCGACGCCGACCGGAACCCTCGCGTGCGCGAGCGCTACACGATGGGCGGGTTCCCGTCGACAGTGTTCCTGACGCCTGAGGGCGAGGTCATCACAGGGGCGACGTTCCTCGGCCCGGACGGGTTCCGCGGCATCCTCGACAGCGTGCGGCAGTCGTGGGACGCGAAGGGGGCCACCGCCGGGTCGATACCCCGGCAACTGCAGGACGAGGCCCCGCCCGCGGGCGAACTGCGCGCTCGCATCGAGGAACACATGATAGAGCAGTTGCTCGGGTCCTTCGACGAGGAGTTCGGTGGCTGGGGGTCTGACGTGAAGTTCCCGCTCCCCCGGACCATCGAGTTCGCGCTGGTGCGGGCGCGCGACCAAGCGACCCGGACCTTAGAGGCCGTCCAGACCCACCTGTTCGACACCTACGAAGGCGGCTTCTTCCGCTACGCGGCGGGTCGGGACTGGTCGAATCCCCGGCGGGAGAAACTCACCGACGAGAACGCGGCGCTCGTCCGAGCGTTCGCGCGCGGCTATCGCTACACCGGCAACGGCGCGTACCGAAACGCCGCCGAGAAGACCGTCGAATATCTGACGACGGACTGCTGGACGGACGAGGCCTTCGCCGGGAGTCAGGCAGGTGACGACGACTACTACCGCCTGAGTCCGAGCGACCGGGAGAGCGCAGACGCGCCCTACGTCGACGAGACGGTGTTCGCCGACCGGAACGGCCTCGCTATCGACGCCCTCCTGTGGCTGTTCGCCTACACAGACGACGAGCGAACGAAGCGCTACGCCGTCCGTGCCCGCGATTACGTCACCGAGACGCTGGTCGAAGGCGGCGAAGTGGCTCACTACGACGGCGAAGACAGCGACACCGGCCTCTTGCTCGACCAGGCCCAACTGCTCTCGGGGCTGACGACGAGTTGGCAGGTGCTCGGCGAGGGCGGCCCCGCCGAGACCATCGCAGACTGGACAATCGAGCACCGCCAGCAGGACAGCGGCGCGTTCCGTGACGGCCCCGACAGCGGTGCGGGCCTCTGTGGCCGCTCGCTCCATCCCCTCGACGCGACGGTCGAACTCGCGGACGCGCTGGTCGATTTGGCCGCGCTCACCGGCGAAGACCGCTACCGCGAGGTGGCCGTCGAGGCCGTCGAGTCCTTCGCCGGGGCCGCCGAGCGGATGGGCGTCGAAGTCGCGGGATACGCCGGTGTCGTCGCCCGCCTGCGGGACCCGCAGACGCTCGTCGTCGGCACCGACGCGGGGACGGACCTCCACCGGGCAGCGCTCCGACTGGCCGACCACGAGACGACCGTTGTCCCCGATTCCGAGGGCGACGGCGTCGCCCGCCGGTACGAGGGCGAGACGGTCACCGCCGAGGCGACGACGCCCGCCGAACTGGAGACGGCGCTGACCGGCGACGACTGA
- a CDS encoding MogA/MoaB family molybdenum cofactor biosynthesis protein codes for MVDFQSRDTRRGVGGGTDEDDDDETDTADAAADDAAEGDEAAEEQTASETSDVVATAETTEEAETGASMPSAETGDGDTDGEQAADPLSDPFDEGSEDAATEDPTGEAESAVGRPSGETASPVDDSGDADATAESAADTGPAADTRGGPAAGSKVATADPGPTTDDAPASPQRAIDVAVVTVGTTTDRGEDPTGETVTTALESAGHSVTARERLRGDYDGVQQAVDTLVGRRDVEAVVTAGGVGIAASEVTIEAVHPLFEKALPGFGEAFRNLLFEHIGTGIVAVRATAGIAAGTPVFCLPSDAEAATLAVEEIVAAEGPELVAHLDD; via the coding sequence ATGGTCGATTTCCAGTCTCGCGATACGCGACGGGGGGTCGGTGGTGGAACCGACGAAGACGACGATGACGAGACAGACACGGCGGACGCGGCGGCGGACGACGCTGCTGAAGGCGACGAGGCGGCAGAGGAGCAGACGGCGTCCGAGACATCGGATGTCGTCGCGACGGCCGAGACGACCGAAGAAGCCGAGACGGGCGCGTCGATGCCGTCGGCGGAGACGGGCGATGGCGACACCGACGGGGAACAGGCCGCCGACCCGCTCTCTGACCCATTCGACGAGGGGAGCGAGGACGCGGCGACCGAAGACCCGACGGGCGAGGCGGAATCGGCGGTCGGTCGCCCGTCGGGTGAGACGGCTTCCCCGGTCGACGACTCGGGGGATGCGGACGCGACCGCAGAGAGCGCCGCCGACACGGGTCCGGCCGCTGACACTCGGGGCGGCCCGGCGGCCGGGTCGAAGGTCGCGACCGCCGACCCGGGACCGACGACCGACGACGCGCCCGCCTCGCCACAGCGGGCGATAGACGTGGCCGTCGTCACCGTCGGCACGACGACGGACCGCGGCGAGGACCCGACGGGCGAGACGGTGACGACGGCGCTCGAATCGGCGGGTCACAGCGTCACCGCTCGGGAACGGCTTCGGGGCGACTACGACGGCGTCCAGCAGGCCGTCGACACGCTCGTCGGCAGGCGGGATGTCGAGGCAGTCGTCACCGCTGGCGGGGTCGGCATCGCGGCCAGCGAGGTGACTATCGAGGCCGTCCATCCGCTGTTTGAGAAGGCCCTGCCCGGGTTCGGCGAGGCGTTCCGCAACCTCCTGTTCGAGCACATCGGGACCGGTATCGTCGCCGTGCGGGCCACCGCGGGCATCGCCGCCGGGACGCCGGTGTTCTGTCTGCCGAGCGACGCCGAAGCCGCGACCCTCGCGGTCGAGGAAATCGTCGCCGCCGAGGGTCCGGAACTCGTCGCGCACCTCGACGACTGA
- the idi gene encoding isopentenyl-diphosphate Delta-isomerase has translation MTTDADETHKNAEQDVIAVDADDNEQGLVNRLEAHTGDGVRHRAFTALLFDEDDRVLLAQRAATKRLWDTHWDGTVASHPVEGQTQVEATEERLEEELGVTPDQYENLRVTDRFEYKRYYENAGLEWEVCAVLQATLTDTDLDPNPEEVDGLMWVPYDHLREHPEYYRQLRLCPWFEIAMRRDDER, from the coding sequence ATGACCACTGACGCGGACGAGACGCACAAGAACGCCGAGCAGGACGTCATCGCCGTCGACGCCGACGACAACGAGCAGGGGCTCGTCAATCGGCTGGAGGCCCACACCGGCGACGGCGTCCGCCACCGGGCGTTCACGGCGCTGCTGTTCGACGAGGACGACCGAGTGTTGCTGGCCCAGCGTGCGGCCACGAAGCGCCTGTGGGACACCCACTGGGACGGCACCGTCGCCTCCCACCCCGTTGAGGGACAGACGCAGGTCGAAGCGACCGAGGAGCGCCTCGAAGAGGAACTGGGCGTCACGCCCGACCAGTACGAGAACCTGCGCGTGACCGACCGCTTCGAGTACAAGCGCTACTACGAGAACGCCGGGCTGGAGTGGGAGGTCTGTGCGGTCCTGCAGGCGACGCTGACCGACACCGACCTCGACCCCAACCCCGAGGAGGTCGACGGCCTCATGTGGGTCCCCTACGACCACCTCCGCGAACACCCCGAGTACTACCGCCAACTCCGTCTCTGTCCGTGGTTCGAAATCGCGATGCGACGCGACGACGAACGGTAG